The following are from one region of the Bacillota bacterium genome:
- a CDS encoding (d)CMP kinase, protein MTKLKKRLVIAIDGPAGAGKSTIARLVAERLGYIHISTGLMYRALTLKALRLNIDVEDAERLADLARNTSIDIVRDPNGEMRAILDGEDVTNELTSPQVNGSVSPISKVAGVRTVLTAQQRRMACSGGVVMDGRDIGTVVLPGADIKIFLTASLEERAARRLAQLREEGRAAEWDAVYRELLMRDEIDSGRAIAPLMPAGDAVIVDTTGKSIDEVLAEVLGLIDGLSKCL, encoded by the coding sequence ATGACAAAGCTTAAGAAACGCCTTGTAATAGCGATCGACGGCCCTGCCGGAGCCGGCAAGAGCACGATCGCAAGGCTGGTAGCCGAGCGGCTGGGGTATATCCATATAAGCACGGGCTTGATGTACCGGGCTCTCACCCTGAAGGCCCTGCGTCTTAATATAGACGTAGAGGACGCAGAGCGACTCGCGGACCTGGCGCGAAATACCAGCATAGACATTGTGCGTGACCCCAACGGTGAGATGCGGGCGATCCTGGATGGAGAGGATGTCACCAACGAGCTCACCAGCCCTCAGGTCAATGGCAGTGTCTCCCCCATATCAAAGGTCGCGGGGGTCAGGACCGTCCTCACGGCCCAGCAGCGCAGGATGGCATGCAGCGGCGGCGTCGTGATGGACGGGCGGGATATAGGGACCGTGGTCCTTCCCGGTGCCGACATCAAGATATTCCTTACAGCCTCTCTCGAAGAGCGGGCTGCGAGGCGGCTTGCCCAGCTGAGGGAGGAGGGCCGCGCCGCTGAATGGGATGCGGTTTACCGGGAACTCCTGATGAGAGATGAGATTGACTCAGGGAGGGCCATCGCTCCGCTCATGCCAGCCGGGGATGCCGTTATAGTTGATACGACCGGTAAGTCCATAGATGAGGTGCTGGCTGAGGTGCTCGGCCTGATTGATGGCCTGAGCAAATGTCTGTAG
- a CDS encoding stage II sporulation protein P codes for MRSGFCGSMTRGWLSRRGDKVRSRKIKVMRRILAPEAGAGSRRPGRVMGMRTGKSRAIAFLVPFFLAFLASLALASQETCAETERESGYYTLMDEGGRVLFRTALELSIGDVFIAEDNRAYEVQEINGDNARARFLEVVNLTDSVDSMGTLTPQVEGEARIGRGGRGPIAIYHSHSDESYQPTSGTSSKRWGDIYEVGKVLAARLRQKGYEVILSEANHNPHDGAAYERSRRTAMSLLKRQPIAIFDVHRDAVPPEEYNARIAGEDVTKVTLILGRQNQTRGTNLKFAKALKATADRQHPGLVKGILMAQGNYNQDLFPRAMLLEFGANTNTLDRAVRGAELFADSIALALGRVSEPAPSVGRGGTGRSSLWIAGAVLAIAVFFILLNEGARGQLRKRLSRLRGSEFLNFLGLLRRRK; via the coding sequence ATGAGGAGCGGATTTTGCGGGTCGATGACCCGCGGGTGGCTCTCGAGGCGAGGGGACAAGGTCAGGAGCAGGAAGATCAAGGTAATGAGGCGCATACTGGCACCGGAGGCGGGGGCCGGGAGCAGGAGGCCGGGGAGGGTTATGGGGATGAGAACAGGTAAATCCAGGGCTATAGCATTCCTTGTACCATTCTTCTTAGCATTCCTTGCATCCCTCGCGCTTGCGAGCCAGGAGACATGCGCTGAAACCGAACGCGAGAGCGGTTATTACACGTTGATGGATGAGGGTGGCCGGGTTCTCTTCAGGACGGCGCTGGAACTATCGATAGGTGACGTATTTATAGCCGAGGACAACAGGGCGTACGAGGTGCAGGAGATAAACGGGGATAATGCCAGGGCGAGGTTTCTCGAGGTTGTAAACCTGACCGATTCCGTAGATTCTATGGGAACCTTAACCCCCCAGGTGGAAGGGGAGGCCCGGATCGGTCGCGGTGGGCGTGGCCCAATCGCGATCTACCACAGCCACAGCGATGAATCCTACCAGCCCACGAGCGGCACATCCAGCAAGCGTTGGGGGGACATCTATGAGGTTGGCAAGGTGCTGGCGGCCAGGTTAAGGCAGAAGGGCTACGAGGTCATTCTATCGGAGGCCAATCATAACCCACACGACGGCGCCGCATATGAGAGGTCGCGCAGGACTGCCATGAGCCTTCTCAAGAGGCAGCCTATCGCCATCTTTGATGTCCACAGGGATGCTGTCCCCCCCGAGGAATATAATGCGCGGATTGCGGGGGAGGACGTAACCAAAGTCACCCTCATTCTCGGGAGGCAGAACCAGACGAGAGGGACGAATCTGAAGTTTGCAAAGGCGCTGAAGGCCACCGCAGATCGCCAGCATCCCGGCCTTGTAAAGGGTATATTAATGGCCCAGGGGAATTATAACCAGGATTTATTCCCGCGAGCGATGCTTCTGGAATTCGGGGCCAATACTAACACCCTTGACCGTGCCGTCCGGGGCGCCGAGCTTTTTGCCGATAGCATAGCCCTCGCCCTTGGCAGGGTGTCAGAGCCAGCGCCCTCCGTCGGGCGTGGTGGGACAGGCAGGTCGTCCCTGTGGATAGCCGGAGCAGTGCTAGCAATTGCGGTGTTCTTCATACTTTTAAATGAGGGGGCCCGAGGCCAGCTTCGAAAGCGTCTCTCCCGCCTGAGAGGCTCGGAATTCCTTAACTTTCTCGGACTGCTGCGCCGCAGGAAGTAG
- a CDS encoding 1-acyl-sn-glycerol-3-phosphate acyltransferase, whose translation MFYAIIRFIFLVILVVFFRMRVEGHENVPRRGPVILAANHMSLLDPIVVGCALKRRVKFMAKAELFKNRAFGLVLRWLGTFPVRRGESDRDAFHRCFQVLEAGQVLGIFPEGTRSVDGRLGRFSSIAAVLSSKTGAPVVPVGILGTGQILRRGSFIPRLGRVVVRIGPPVAAGQAHDIEAGAGDMSKAGTVVNVDGAIRSASKGSIQDMTIKIANEVNRLIS comes from the coding sequence ATGTTTTACGCGATTATACGGTTTATTTTCCTCGTTATCCTGGTTGTATTCTTTCGCATGAGGGTTGAAGGCCATGAAAATGTACCCAGGCGTGGCCCAGTCATCCTGGCTGCGAATCACATGAGCCTCCTGGACCCCATAGTTGTCGGGTGCGCGTTGAAGCGAAGGGTGAAGTTTATGGCCAAAGCCGAGCTCTTCAAGAACAGGGCATTTGGCCTGGTGCTGCGGTGGCTGGGCACCTTCCCCGTCCGCCGCGGGGAATCGGACCGGGACGCCTTTCACAGGTGCTTCCAAGTGCTTGAAGCAGGGCAGGTCCTGGGGATTTTCCCCGAGGGCACGAGGAGCGTGGACGGGAGGCTGGGGCGATTCTCCTCTATAGCGGCAGTGCTCTCTAGCAAGACTGGGGCCCCTGTGGTCCCCGTCGGGATACTGGGAACAGGGCAGATATTGAGAAGAGGCTCGTTCATTCCCCGTCTCGGTCGCGTCGTGGTGCGAATTGGTCCTCCTGTGGCCGCCGGACAGGCACACGACATCGAGGCTGGAGCCGGAGATATGAGCAAGGCCGGGACAGTGGTCAATGTCGATGGTGCAATTAGGAGCGCAAGCAAGGGGAGCATCCAGGATATGACTATTAAAATAGCGAATGAGGTGAACAGGCTCATCTCCTAG
- a CDS encoding histidinol-phosphate transaminase, producing the protein MRKTLERIEPYSPGKPIEEVQREFGIQEVIKLASNENPLGPSPRAIEAAISALRRVSLYPDAGGRDLKDAIARRYSLSPENVCLGNGADEIIRMLAEAFLEEGDTVLSVEPTFTQYKFAADLMGQSYASVPLINMQFDLEGLRKAITPRTKLIFISNPNNPTGSILRGDQLATLISFTPERAILVLDEAYADYVTNGDFRSGFMYIGPASAAPNVVVVRTFSKIYGLAGLRVGYCLGHSRVITALERVRSPFNVNLVAQAAAIAALDDHEHVKRTVALNESGKAFLYGEFERLGLDYVPTEANFILVRLGAHAREVCHRLLLAGVIIRSAHIFGLDEYARITIGTAGENRRLISALEDALPAVTEAIRENDKA; encoded by the coding sequence ATGAGAAAAACCCTGGAGCGGATCGAGCCGTATTCCCCGGGCAAGCCGATCGAAGAGGTTCAACGGGAGTTCGGAATTCAGGAGGTAATAAAGCTTGCCTCCAATGAGAACCCCCTCGGCCCGTCACCGAGGGCCATCGAGGCTGCTATTTCAGCATTGAGGCGCGTGAGCCTTTACCCGGACGCCGGAGGACGCGACCTCAAGGACGCCATTGCTCGCAGGTATTCGCTGTCGCCTGAGAATGTGTGTCTCGGAAACGGGGCCGACGAGATAATACGGATGCTCGCGGAGGCCTTCCTAGAGGAGGGCGATACAGTTCTCTCTGTGGAGCCGACATTTACGCAATATAAGTTTGCAGCCGATCTCATGGGACAGTCGTACGCATCCGTGCCTCTCATCAATATGCAATTTGACCTGGAAGGCTTAAGGAAGGCCATTACCCCACGGACGAAGCTCATCTTTATCTCTAATCCAAATAATCCGACCGGGTCCATCCTGCGGGGAGATCAGCTTGCCACCCTCATTTCCTTTACTCCGGAAAGGGCTATTCTGGTCCTTGATGAGGCCTATGCTGATTATGTAACAAACGGGGATTTTCGGAGCGGTTTCATGTATATTGGACCAGCCTCTGCCGCCCCGAACGTTGTCGTCGTCAGGACCTTCTCGAAAATTTACGGACTCGCCGGGTTAAGGGTCGGTTACTGCCTCGGCCACAGCAGGGTTATAACCGCTCTTGAACGCGTCAGGAGCCCGTTTAATGTGAACCTCGTGGCTCAGGCCGCGGCCATTGCCGCCCTCGATGACCACGAACACGTCAAGAGGACTGTTGCGCTCAACGAATCAGGGAAGGCCTTTCTTTACGGAGAATTTGAAAGACTCGGCCTGGACTACGTGCCTACAGAGGCCAACTTCATCCTGGTGAGGCTTGGAGCGCATGCAAGGGAGGTATGTCATCGCCTCCTCCTGGCCGGGGTTATTATCCGCTCTGCACATATCTTCGGGCTAGATGAGTATGCGAGGATAACGATTGGGACGGCCGGGGAGAACAGGAGATTGATATCCGCTCTTGAGGATGCCCTGCCGGCGGTTACGGAGGCAATCAGGGAGAATGACAAAGCTTAA
- a CDS encoding bifunctional 4-hydroxy-3-methylbut-2-enyl diphosphate reductase/30S ribosomal protein S1, whose protein sequence is MDIILCEHAGFCYGVRRAIDITLAAVRSCGKAYTLGPLVHNPQAVKWLEASGIGVCDSLEACGDGTLVIPSHGLPPRIIDSAKEKGLRVVDATCPHVRRAQQLAWRAARDGYQVLVIGDKGHSEVEGLLGWAGPQAVVAQDVDDLGRAEISSRVAIVVQTTQSLDVLRSIADVILGRARELVIYNTICGATEERQNAARDLMSRVDAMIVIGGRASANTRRLWEVCNASGGRAYWIQDAGELDAALFRDVKAVGITAGASTPNWVIEEVVRKMKDLDQEKLDQEKSGEFGGAQLTEVSSDEAPGDLPASDDSSEGRAQAGEKESGGGPNGEGQQFDVTDLDNTGEAIEKGQIVRGIVVRMEPDQVLVDFGQKSEGIIPISELSNRRINSPAEVVSIGDEIDAYVLQVEDEQGNTILSKRRADQEKAWERLTRALDTGEIIEGVATTVVKGGVVVDVGTRGFVPASHIGLRPVADLSSVVGTHMHLKVLEADRSKNNAVLSQRLVLEQEQAEARERAFETLKEGDIKEGIVKRVVNFGAFVDIGDGVEGLLHVSDMSWGRVKDPKDVVSEGDHIKVMVLGLDKEKGRISLGLKQTLPDPWLDIEKRYPVGSIATGKVTKLMNFGAFVELEPGIEGLVHISQLADRHIAKPEEVVQPGQEVKVKVVSVKPQEHRIGLSMKEAKPPAEKAERAEKQEGRGPRDNYVAKDENEHGPTLGDVFGDLFERENE, encoded by the coding sequence TTGGATATCATCCTGTGTGAGCATGCGGGTTTTTGTTATGGGGTCAGGCGGGCTATTGATATAACCCTGGCCGCGGTCAGGTCGTGTGGTAAGGCGTATACCCTTGGCCCGCTTGTTCACAATCCTCAAGCTGTGAAGTGGCTCGAGGCCAGCGGGATAGGCGTCTGTGACAGCCTCGAGGCGTGCGGCGACGGAACCCTTGTTATACCTTCGCATGGCCTGCCTCCACGTATCATAGACTCTGCGAAGGAGAAAGGGCTGAGGGTGGTTGACGCTACCTGCCCTCACGTCAGGCGCGCGCAGCAGCTTGCCTGGAGGGCGGCCCGCGATGGCTACCAGGTCCTCGTCATCGGCGACAAGGGCCACTCAGAGGTCGAAGGCCTATTGGGCTGGGCTGGGCCTCAGGCCGTTGTCGCTCAAGATGTTGATGACCTGGGCCGGGCTGAGATATCAAGCAGGGTAGCTATTGTGGTGCAAACGACACAAAGCCTTGACGTGCTCAGGAGTATTGCCGATGTAATCCTGGGACGAGCCAGGGAGCTGGTTATATATAATACGATTTGCGGCGCTACGGAGGAGCGGCAGAATGCAGCGCGCGATCTGATGTCGCGGGTTGATGCGATGATAGTTATCGGGGGGCGCGCGAGTGCAAATACAAGAAGGCTCTGGGAGGTGTGTAATGCTTCTGGAGGTAGGGCTTATTGGATTCAAGATGCTGGCGAGCTGGACGCAGCATTGTTCAGGGATGTAAAGGCCGTGGGGATTACAGCGGGGGCGTCCACGCCGAATTGGGTTATTGAGGAGGTTGTGCGGAAGATGAAAGACTTGGATCAGGAGAAGCTAGACCAAGAGAAATCCGGGGAGTTTGGGGGGGCCCAGCTCACAGAGGTGAGCTCTGACGAGGCACCGGGCGATCTGCCGGCCAGCGATGATAGCAGCGAGGGGCGTGCTCAGGCGGGGGAAAAAGAATCCGGCGGAGGGCCTAATGGAGAGGGGCAGCAGTTTGATGTAACGGACCTGGATAATACCGGGGAAGCGATCGAGAAGGGGCAAATCGTGAGGGGAATCGTGGTCCGTATGGAGCCGGACCAGGTCCTTGTTGATTTTGGACAAAAGTCTGAGGGCATTATACCCATATCAGAGCTTTCAAACAGGCGCATTAACTCCCCGGCTGAGGTCGTGAGCATTGGGGATGAGATAGATGCCTATGTCTTGCAGGTTGAGGACGAACAGGGGAATACGATACTATCCAAGCGGCGAGCAGACCAGGAGAAGGCATGGGAGAGGCTGACTCGGGCCCTTGACACCGGTGAGATCATAGAGGGGGTCGCAACTACTGTAGTCAAGGGAGGCGTCGTGGTGGACGTCGGGACGAGGGGCTTTGTGCCGGCGTCGCATATCGGCTTGAGGCCTGTCGCCGACCTCTCTTCCGTCGTCGGGACCCATATGCATCTCAAGGTGCTGGAGGCCGACCGGTCAAAGAATAACGCCGTCCTGTCGCAGAGGCTGGTCCTGGAGCAGGAACAGGCTGAAGCCCGGGAGCGGGCATTCGAGACCCTGAAGGAAGGGGATATCAAAGAGGGCATCGTAAAGCGGGTGGTGAACTTCGGTGCTTTCGTGGATATCGGTGATGGAGTTGAGGGGCTGCTCCACGTTTCGGACATGTCATGGGGGCGCGTGAAGGACCCGAAGGACGTCGTCTCCGAGGGTGATCACATAAAGGTTATGGTTCTGGGTCTTGATAAGGAGAAGGGACGAATCTCCCTCGGCCTCAAGCAGACGCTCCCCGACCCATGGCTCGATATCGAGAAACGTTATCCCGTTGGATCGATTGCGACAGGCAAGGTCACGAAGTTGATGAATTTCGGGGCCTTTGTGGAGCTCGAGCCAGGGATAGAAGGGCTTGTGCATATCTCACAGCTCGCGGACAGGCATATTGCCAAGCCTGAGGAGGTTGTGCAGCCCGGCCAGGAGGTTAAGGTCAAGGTCGTAAGCGTCAAGCCCCAGGAGCATCGCATAGGGTTAAGCATGAAAGAGGCAAAGCCCCCTGCGGAAAAGGCAGAAAGGGCTGAAAAGCAAGAGGGGCGAGGCCCCCGTGACAACTACGTTGCCAAGGATGAAAATGAGCATGGGCCGACCCTTGGCGATGTCTTCGGCGACCTCTTCGAGAGGGAAAACGAGTAG